A DNA window from Candidatus Protochlamydia naegleriophila contains the following coding sequences:
- the aroQ gene encoding gamma subclass chorismate mutase AroQ, protein MKFLKDKTTFFLACMLCVHLVGSGLQAAQVGRNIEDYKIEKRVDQLLLLIQKRLVIMHEVARAKWNQSLAIEDREREKQILRGLIEQAHLRGLNEKWAAVFFLAQFDAAKEIQKGDFALWRQCRAQTFEGVISLKEDLRTYIDQINGEMIELLSQIYSQLPIVEGLILERPLSIRATDDIEENIWQLAISPLRS, encoded by the coding sequence ATGAAGTTTTTAAAAGACAAGACAACCTTTTTTTTAGCATGCATGCTTTGTGTTCACTTGGTCGGATCAGGATTGCAGGCCGCTCAAGTTGGGCGAAACATTGAAGATTATAAGATTGAGAAAAGAGTCGACCAGCTACTTCTATTGATTCAAAAAAGGCTTGTCATCATGCACGAAGTAGCCAGGGCAAAATGGAATCAAAGTCTGGCGATTGAAGATCGAGAGCGTGAAAAGCAGATTTTAAGAGGCCTCATTGAACAAGCGCATCTGAGAGGATTAAATGAGAAGTGGGCCGCGGTGTTCTTTTTGGCTCAATTTGATGCGGCTAAAGAGATTCAAAAAGGAGATTTTGCACTTTGGCGCCAATGTAGGGCGCAAACATTTGAAGGAGTTATAAGCTTAAAAGAGGATTTACGTACATATATAGATCAGATCAATGGAGAGATGATTGAACTATTAAGTCAGATCTACAGTCAATTGCCTATTGTTGAGGGACTGATTCTAGAAAGACCCCTTTCGATAAGAGCCACAGATGACATTGAGGAGAATATCTGGCAGTTAGCTATCTCGCCACTTAGATCATGA
- a CDS encoding response regulator: MLSFFSKKWEELYSWLQLRKKPSIQDSADQRYLLCVDDDPDFCFYIQRLAKELEITLDKAYSIAEAKQKIEEGGIYQAFIIDGHLPDGSGFELVAWLREKKDLDAPIAFLSRIYQDAASFRILKETLKVDFVLDKPINPGEVKRLLKQMCRIEAQLSEPSEEDISDNFLAEITERYQRSISDKLERLEKMILAIQKAPTSEHMQAFKMEIHKIAGSSGSYGYPRVGELCKEMEKNLADKIELVKLGKFNSAWLASLDEFFTQIKLNFQIPQAEEKKEKLKATDFSLLPLIYAVTNEPSLLSLLETTRSSGQIFRVLTEPDPQVALEKLAFSEFAPQVLLVNARYGNQGVSGYDLIRPFYQKKEERISTVAMAVPFEDASEQSRAIKRGIQFVLIEPLSKETFWPLLEQAMMKFALKGYRILVVDDDPDVCQYIALALRLTGADITVVQDFADLQHTLTQQSFDAILLDVNLAEEKTIAALNALKAVNRDHLTLPMVTVTKDIHLVQTIYDARVDDVLFKPLEGRSLQKRIFDLLSKARKEASKKDRDTLTGLFNLSYFYQCLQIPLDNNAETLVAFEIKQLAELIKISENRTEEEIVTHINQSLDQLLKKYEMAAYAGNGRFVLLFKGLDPWFLRLFMSECLKELHQDIQELMPESTPIRLIGTVIPLQTTFRSFDQMESEIQSALQEVASYSNQLVLVKVWVENEIVEPVESSKALIVSDQLDRIESLENAFQQLDCEVSLATDLEERLFERSSQKKQTALPLLVMVGESAISQGIALLQKLSEQNQWHLPVLYFPTIPSLDKLQELLGESGVNYLNYPFNLMILIETVGEN, translated from the coding sequence ATGCTGTCTTTTTTTTCGAAGAAATGGGAAGAGCTTTATTCCTGGTTACAACTAAGGAAAAAGCCATCCATTCAAGATAGTGCTGATCAACGCTATCTATTATGCGTAGATGACGATCCAGATTTTTGCTTTTATATCCAACGGCTGGCTAAAGAGTTGGAGATTACTTTAGATAAGGCTTATTCGATTGCCGAGGCTAAGCAGAAAATTGAAGAAGGGGGGATCTATCAAGCTTTTATTATTGATGGGCATCTTCCAGATGGCTCTGGATTCGAATTAGTTGCATGGCTAAGAGAAAAAAAAGACTTGGATGCACCGATTGCTTTCCTATCCCGCATCTATCAAGATGCAGCCAGCTTTCGCATCTTAAAAGAAACGTTGAAGGTCGATTTTGTTTTGGATAAACCCATCAATCCAGGCGAAGTGAAGCGACTTCTTAAGCAAATGTGCAGGATTGAAGCGCAACTATCTGAACCGAGCGAAGAGGATATTTCGGATAATTTTTTAGCAGAGATTACAGAAAGATATCAAAGATCAATCAGTGATAAGCTAGAGCGTTTGGAAAAAATGATTCTAGCCATTCAGAAGGCTCCGACGAGCGAGCATATGCAAGCCTTTAAAATGGAAATTCACAAGATTGCGGGCAGTTCAGGGTCCTATGGATATCCGCGTGTCGGTGAGCTGTGCAAAGAGATGGAAAAAAACTTGGCCGATAAAATAGAGCTTGTAAAGCTTGGAAAATTTAATTCTGCGTGGCTTGCGAGCCTGGATGAATTTTTCACTCAAATTAAGCTGAATTTCCAAATACCACAAGCCGAAGAAAAAAAAGAAAAGCTTAAAGCAACCGATTTTTCTTTATTGCCATTAATTTATGCTGTGACGAATGAGCCTTCCTTGCTGTCTCTTTTAGAGACGACGCGGAGCTCAGGGCAAATTTTCCGTGTGTTAACAGAGCCTGATCCGCAAGTTGCATTGGAAAAGCTGGCCTTTTCCGAGTTCGCTCCTCAAGTTCTTTTAGTAAATGCCCGTTATGGCAATCAAGGGGTATCCGGATACGATTTAATTCGCCCTTTTTATCAAAAAAAAGAAGAGCGAATTTCTACGGTCGCCATGGCGGTGCCGTTCGAAGACGCTAGTGAACAATCTCGGGCGATTAAAAGAGGAATTCAATTTGTTTTGATAGAGCCTTTATCTAAAGAGACTTTTTGGCCTTTGCTTGAACAGGCGATGATGAAGTTTGCTTTAAAAGGTTATCGTATTTTGGTTGTTGATGACGATCCGGATGTTTGCCAGTATATTGCGCTGGCACTTAGGTTGACGGGTGCGGATATAACTGTTGTACAGGACTTTGCTGATTTGCAACACACATTGACTCAGCAGTCCTTTGATGCTATTTTATTAGATGTCAATTTAGCCGAGGAAAAAACAATTGCTGCCTTGAATGCTTTAAAAGCTGTAAATAGAGATCATTTAACCCTGCCCATGGTTACAGTGACCAAAGATATTCATTTGGTTCAGACGATTTATGATGCGCGGGTCGATGATGTCTTATTTAAGCCCCTAGAAGGGCGTTCTTTGCAAAAGCGGATCTTTGACTTGCTTTCCAAAGCCCGTAAAGAAGCATCTAAAAAAGATCGGGACACCTTGACTGGTTTGTTTAATCTGTCTTACTTCTATCAATGCCTACAAATTCCTCTCGATAATAATGCTGAAACATTGGTTGCCTTTGAAATTAAACAATTAGCCGAGTTGATTAAGATTTCTGAAAATCGGACCGAAGAAGAGATTGTTACTCATATCAATCAATCGCTTGATCAGCTGTTAAAAAAATATGAGATGGCAGCCTATGCAGGAAATGGTCGGTTTGTGCTGCTTTTTAAAGGATTAGATCCGTGGTTCTTACGCCTTTTTATGAGCGAATGCCTAAAAGAATTGCATCAGGACATTCAAGAACTGATGCCAGAAAGCACGCCCATTCGTTTGATTGGTACGGTTATTCCATTACAAACGACTTTTAGGAGTTTCGATCAGATGGAAAGCGAAATTCAATCGGCCTTGCAAGAGGTAGCTTCCTATTCCAATCAACTCGTTCTTGTAAAAGTGTGGGTCGAAAATGAAATTGTTGAGCCTGTCGAGAGCAGTAAAGCCTTGATTGTGTCGGATCAGCTGGACCGTATAGAATCCTTAGAGAATGCCTTTCAGCAGCTCGATTGCGAAGTGAGTTTGGCAACAGATTTGGAAGAGAGGCTATTTGAGCGTTCCTCACAAAAAAAACAAACGGCTCTACCGCTTCTTGTGATGGTAGGAGAAAGCGCCATTTCACAAGGCATTGCATTGCTGCAAAAATTGAGCGAACAAAACCAGTGGCATTTGCCAGTGCTCTATTTTCCAACCATTCCTTCCTTGGACAAGTTGCAAGAATTGCTCGGTGAAAGCGGAGTCAACTATTTGAACTATCCCTTTAACTTGATGATTCTAATCGAAACAGTTGGTGAAAATTAG
- a CDS encoding peptidylprolyl isomerase — MPHQPIAVIETTQGTIEIALRPDIAPKATENFIKHAQDGYYNDVIFHRIIKGFMIQGGDPTGTGRGGESIWNKPFEDEVTDSAKFDKPGVLAMANAGPRTNGSQFFITTAATPWLHKKHTIFGEVVKGYDIVQKLENTKTGPGDRPVQEQKILKITIKDAQ, encoded by the coding sequence ATGCCCCACCAACCCATAGCTGTTATTGAGACGACTCAAGGCACTATAGAAATTGCTTTAAGACCAGATATTGCTCCTAAAGCCACAGAAAATTTCATTAAACATGCTCAAGATGGCTACTACAACGATGTCATTTTCCATAGAATCATTAAGGGATTCATGATTCAAGGCGGCGACCCAACAGGCACGGGCCGCGGTGGCGAGTCTATTTGGAATAAGCCATTCGAAGATGAAGTTACAGATAGCGCTAAATTTGATAAACCAGGCGTGCTCGCGATGGCAAATGCTGGTCCAAGAACAAATGGAAGCCAATTCTTTATTACAACTGCTGCAACTCCGTGGTTGCATAAAAAGCACACTATCTTTGGTGAAGTGGTAAAAGGATACGACATCGTACAAAAACTTGAAAACACAAAGACGGGACCTGGCGACCGCCCAGTTCAAGAACAAAAAATCCTCAAGATTACAATTAAGGACGCTCAATAA
- the proC gene encoding pyrroline-5-carboxylate reductase, whose translation MHIAIIGCGNMGAGIAKSLHTYHQLTLYDRYPAAAQSLARQIPATVCQELVSAVEEADLIVLAVKPQNLSDISDQLAPLLKPHQILVSILAGTTYASLKQVFPHSIIVRMMPNLALVHGKGVIGLVENPILSEKQKLLLQALFEPLGAVYWLPESKIDALTALTGSGPAFVFVLVEAMIEAGIYMGFQASDAKLLTLQMLKGSIALLEESNKHPGELKWQITSPGGTTIEGLKTLEDYAIRSGILHTFLASFNRTKNLSGPLNSPSTTPKDETKGLLTND comes from the coding sequence GTGCACATTGCCATTATCGGTTGCGGAAACATGGGTGCTGGAATCGCCAAAAGTCTACACACCTATCATCAATTGACTCTATACGATCGCTATCCAGCAGCTGCTCAATCTCTCGCCCGCCAAATCCCGGCTACTGTCTGCCAAGAACTCGTATCAGCTGTAGAAGAAGCTGACTTGATTGTTTTAGCTGTAAAACCCCAGAATTTAAGCGATATTTCAGATCAGTTGGCGCCTCTCTTAAAGCCCCATCAAATATTAGTGAGCATCTTAGCCGGTACAACTTACGCATCGCTTAAGCAAGTCTTCCCCCATTCTATTATTGTTCGCATGATGCCAAATCTCGCTTTGGTTCATGGAAAAGGGGTAATTGGCTTGGTGGAGAATCCAATCCTGAGTGAAAAGCAAAAATTGCTATTACAGGCATTGTTTGAACCTTTGGGTGCTGTTTACTGGCTTCCTGAATCAAAAATTGATGCTCTTACGGCTTTGACAGGATCAGGACCTGCTTTCGTTTTCGTTTTGGTCGAAGCAATGATAGAAGCCGGCATCTACATGGGATTTCAAGCATCTGATGCTAAGCTCCTGACGCTGCAAATGTTGAAGGGCAGCATTGCACTTTTGGAAGAATCCAACAAACATCCGGGCGAACTAAAGTGGCAAATTACATCGCCTGGCGGCACCACCATTGAGGGATTAAAAACGCTTGAAGATTATGCAATTCGAAGCGGCATCCTTCATACTTTTTTAGCCTCTTTTAATCGCACAAAAAATTTATCAGGACCCCTTAATAGCCCCTCAACTACGCCAAAAGATGAAACTAAAGGCTTGTTAACAAATGACTAA
- a CDS encoding glutamate-5-semialdehyde dehydrogenase encodes MTIPLPLMGQQAKQATYLLGQASESQKNHCLELIAQGLKQNAALILAANQKDRQKGKENGLSDAMIDRLNLEGRMDSLIQDVRHIASLPDPIGEVIEENTLPNGLKVSKCRIPIGVLGVIYESRPNVTIDVASLCIKTGNCALLRGGSETLQTNQILMQVIQHALIGASLPATAMQLIQSPDREYVKELLHLHQFIDLIIPRGGAALHQFCRENSLIPVITGGIGICHLFVDQTADLKKARSVIFNAKTQRPTVCNALDTVLIHEAIAPAFLPALTSQLVDAGVEIRSDEKGWKILEELNLNRAKVRQANATDWDTEWLSLVLGVKIVDSLEEAIQHIRLHSSGHSDGILTENRSHAGRFIKEIDSAAVYVNASTRFTDGGQLGLGAEVAISTQKLHARGPMGLKELTTYKWIILGDYHTRLP; translated from the coding sequence ATGACCATTCCTTTACCGCTAATGGGTCAACAAGCCAAGCAAGCCACTTATCTCTTGGGTCAGGCCTCTGAGTCTCAAAAAAACCACTGCCTGGAACTCATCGCACAAGGGCTCAAGCAGAATGCAGCGCTCATTCTCGCAGCCAATCAGAAAGATCGGCAAAAAGGGAAAGAAAATGGCTTAAGCGATGCCATGATAGACCGCTTGAACTTAGAGGGGAGAATGGACTCTTTAATTCAAGATGTGCGCCACATAGCCTCATTGCCAGACCCGATCGGTGAAGTGATTGAAGAAAACACTCTACCAAACGGCCTCAAGGTTTCAAAATGCCGCATTCCAATTGGTGTGCTAGGCGTCATCTACGAATCGAGGCCCAATGTCACGATTGACGTGGCTAGCCTTTGCATTAAAACGGGCAATTGCGCCCTTTTAAGGGGAGGGTCTGAAACCCTTCAAACCAACCAAATCCTGATGCAAGTCATCCAGCACGCCCTAATAGGAGCATCCCTTCCGGCTACGGCCATGCAACTCATCCAAAGCCCTGATCGCGAATACGTCAAAGAACTCCTCCATCTGCACCAATTCATAGATTTAATCATTCCACGCGGAGGAGCCGCCCTTCATCAATTTTGCCGTGAAAATAGTTTAATACCTGTCATCACAGGAGGGATTGGAATTTGCCATTTATTTGTCGATCAAACAGCCGATTTAAAAAAAGCCCGCTCTGTCATTTTCAATGCCAAAACTCAAAGGCCGACCGTTTGCAATGCTTTAGACACGGTCCTCATCCATGAAGCAATCGCACCCGCCTTTCTACCAGCCCTAACCTCCCAACTAGTCGACGCTGGAGTCGAGATACGCAGCGACGAAAAGGGATGGAAAATTCTCGAAGAGCTCAATCTAAATAGAGCAAAAGTCAGGCAAGCCAATGCCACTGACTGGGATACAGAGTGGCTTAGCCTCGTTTTAGGAGTAAAAATTGTGGACAGCCTCGAAGAAGCCATTCAACACATCCGCTTGCATAGCAGCGGACACAGCGATGGTATTCTAACCGAAAACCGCTCCCACGCCGGTCGCTTCATCAAAGAAATCGACTCTGCTGCCGTCTATGTCAACGCTTCCACCCGCTTCACAGATGGAGGGCAGCTAGGACTTGGAGCCGAAGTTGCTATTAGTACTCAAAAACTGCACGCGAGAGGTCCAATGGGATTAAAAGAACTTACAACCTATAAATGGATCATCTTAGGAGATTATCATACGCGCCTTCCTTGA
- the proB gene encoding glutamate 5-kinase — protein MNKIVIKLGTSTLTQGTKQLSRRYMLEIARQITHLLEQGKQVVLVTSGAVAAGREMLGHPTVERYLPSKQMFASVGQGRLMQIWAELFSLFSIQVGQLLLTRGDFSNRQRYLNIRDTLHCLMQHGVLPIINENDTVATKDSRVGDNDNLAALVSNLIAADRLILLTDQKGLYTSDPRQDSKAELIPVVKHIDSSIFALAGGASAALGLGTGGMYTKVQAAQLASQSGTSTTIASSSCPNVLIEIAAEKPLGTLFLAETTTRESRKRWLLSEKHQGAIQIDSGAEHQLRHGGASLLAVGIKKTMQSFERGALVQLVSLSGQPIAVGVTNYGNQEIQRLIGSHSRHIEDILGYSYGQEIIHRDNMTRIKFNEDL, from the coding sequence ATGAATAAGATCGTTATTAAACTTGGCACAAGCACCCTAACCCAAGGGACAAAGCAGCTCTCAAGGCGCTACATGCTCGAAATTGCACGCCAAATCACTCATTTATTAGAACAAGGCAAGCAAGTGGTACTTGTCACTTCAGGCGCGGTTGCTGCAGGAAGGGAAATGCTTGGACATCCGACCGTTGAGCGCTACCTCCCCTCCAAGCAAATGTTTGCCTCCGTTGGGCAAGGGCGTTTAATGCAAATCTGGGCAGAATTGTTTAGCCTTTTTAGCATCCAAGTAGGGCAATTACTTCTTACGCGAGGCGACTTTTCAAATCGCCAACGCTATCTCAATATTCGCGATACCCTGCACTGCCTGATGCAACATGGCGTTCTCCCAATCATCAACGAGAATGATACCGTAGCGACCAAAGACAGCCGCGTTGGCGATAATGATAATTTAGCCGCTCTTGTTTCCAATCTAATTGCAGCCGATCGCTTAATATTATTGACCGATCAAAAAGGGCTCTATACGAGCGACCCGCGCCAAGATTCTAAAGCAGAGCTCATTCCGGTCGTCAAACACATCGACTCCTCCATTTTCGCTTTAGCAGGAGGCGCTTCTGCAGCCCTCGGGCTGGGGACTGGAGGGATGTATACCAAAGTACAGGCCGCACAGCTTGCCTCCCAAAGCGGTACAAGCACGACCATCGCCTCATCCTCCTGTCCTAATGTATTGATAGAAATTGCCGCTGAAAAACCGCTCGGCACACTTTTTCTAGCCGAAACGACAACCCGTGAAAGCCGCAAAAGGTGGCTGCTGTCCGAAAAACACCAAGGAGCCATTCAAATCGACTCGGGTGCAGAACATCAGCTGCGTCACGGGGGAGCAAGCTTGTTGGCCGTCGGCATAAAAAAAACGATGCAATCATTCGAAAGAGGAGCTTTAGTCCAACTAGTTTCCCTCTCCGGACAACCGATTGCAGTCGGTGTGACCAATTATGGCAATCAAGAGATTCAACGCTTAATCGGATCCCATTCTAGACATATAGAAGACATTTTAGGCTACAGCTACGGACAAGAAATCATCCATCGAGACAATATGACCCGCATCAAATTTAATGAGGATCTTTAA
- a CDS encoding NAD-dependent epimerase/dehydratase family protein, with product MRVFVTGATGYIGHAVAKAFRAKGHTVYGLVRSQEDGDLLSLDEIWPVMGDLDQPDSYKQLLDNVEVAVHCAFDWLDKGIERDAKTIDTITEVFGKSSLPRTFIYTSGVWIYGSRGHQIMDESSPVNPIEISKWRPIHEEKVLKATNVNLKTVVLRPGCVYGNVGGLTNLLFTSTQSGAVKIVGEGHNRWPMVHVQDLAYAYVAAAEKELTNVTLNVVDDSSNTVREMAEAVARSAKMEGKIQVLGMDEAKKQFGELVDGLLVDLQANNSRIKRLLGWQIHHVPFVNESDLYYNVWKTTQQAEEF from the coding sequence ATGCGCGTTTTTGTCACAGGGGCAACGGGTTATATTGGACATGCCGTTGCGAAAGCTTTTCGAGCTAAAGGACATACTGTTTATGGACTCGTTCGCTCGCAAGAAGATGGCGATTTATTAAGCTTGGACGAAATTTGGCCTGTAATGGGTGATTTGGATCAGCCCGATAGCTACAAGCAGTTATTAGATAACGTTGAGGTTGCTGTCCACTGTGCCTTTGATTGGCTAGACAAGGGAATAGAGCGCGATGCCAAAACTATCGATACGATTACAGAAGTCTTCGGAAAGAGTTCTTTGCCGCGCACATTTATTTACACCTCTGGCGTTTGGATTTATGGGTCGCGAGGGCATCAAATTATGGATGAATCATCTCCGGTTAATCCCATTGAAATCTCCAAGTGGCGTCCCATACATGAAGAAAAAGTCTTGAAAGCGACGAATGTGAATTTGAAAACGGTCGTGTTAAGGCCCGGATGTGTCTATGGAAACGTGGGAGGTTTGACTAATCTGCTCTTTACCTCTACTCAAAGTGGGGCAGTAAAGATTGTAGGAGAGGGGCACAATCGCTGGCCCATGGTGCATGTACAAGATTTAGCCTACGCTTATGTTGCCGCCGCCGAAAAAGAATTGACGAATGTGACACTAAATGTCGTTGACGATTCAAGCAACACGGTCCGTGAAATGGCAGAAGCCGTTGCGAGAAGCGCAAAAATGGAGGGGAAAATTCAAGTCCTTGGCATGGATGAGGCGAAAAAACAGTTTGGAGAGCTGGTAGATGGTCTTTTGGTCGACCTCCAGGCAAATAATTCAAGGATCAAGCGTTTGCTTGGCTGGCAAATCCACCACGTCCCTTTTGTTAATGAGAGCGACCTCTACTACAACGTGTGGAAAACAACACAGCAAGCGGAAGAATTTTAA
- a CDS encoding alpha/beta fold hydrolase, with translation MSKKKRPLLHRVVLSALFVAAGLMGLLFFTQTPMLDPLQQQACKQGKLFWDWKTPEGDWRVHYTEHGEGSNHLLLIHGFRANTFTWRHLVTPLAEAGYHVWTIDLIGYGLSDKPKAASYDVSLFVQQLKAFMEARDIPSAHLVGNSMGGGLALSLALDHPQKVRSLTLISALGYPFDLPFYLSLTKHLGPLWVPFVGPAIIRSGLKQIVFDAKTVTDEQVEAYSLPYRFPGGADASLMTLKQFDKQKLVDLSVRYETLFQPLLIIWGDHDNLIPVTHYEKFLSDFPSADRLLIPNCGHIPQEEKPELVVEAMIRFLKRQALLDEKFETSALIAEME, from the coding sequence ATGTCAAAAAAGAAGCGGCCGCTACTTCATCGCGTCGTTCTCTCAGCGCTCTTTGTCGCTGCAGGACTTATGGGCTTACTTTTTTTTACACAAACACCCATGCTTGATCCTTTGCAACAACAAGCTTGCAAGCAAGGCAAACTCTTTTGGGATTGGAAGACTCCCGAAGGGGATTGGAGAGTCCACTATACTGAGCATGGGGAAGGATCTAACCATCTTTTGCTCATTCATGGCTTTCGGGCCAATACCTTTACTTGGCGTCATCTAGTCACTCCCCTTGCCGAGGCAGGCTATCATGTATGGACGATTGATTTGATTGGCTATGGTTTGAGTGATAAACCTAAAGCAGCTTCGTATGATGTGTCCTTATTTGTCCAGCAGCTAAAGGCCTTCATGGAGGCACGCGACATCCCCTCTGCGCACCTTGTCGGCAATTCGATGGGTGGAGGATTAGCCTTGAGCCTAGCCCTTGACCATCCCCAAAAAGTTCGCTCTTTAACCCTCATCAGTGCATTGGGATATCCATTCGACTTACCCTTCTACCTCTCACTTACAAAGCACCTGGGTCCTTTATGGGTCCCTTTTGTAGGCCCGGCTATCATTCGCTCAGGGCTCAAGCAAATCGTTTTCGATGCTAAGACAGTGACGGATGAGCAGGTAGAAGCTTATTCTCTCCCTTATCGCTTTCCCGGCGGTGCAGACGCTTCCTTAATGACGCTCAAACAATTCGACAAGCAGAAATTAGTCGACTTAAGCGTGCGCTACGAGACCTTATTTCAACCTCTATTGATCATTTGGGGCGATCATGACAACTTGATTCCCGTTACGCATTATGAAAAATTTCTAAGCGATTTTCCATCGGCCGATAGACTATTAATCCCCAATTGCGGCCATATTCCCCAAGAAGAGAAGCCCGAGCTAGTTGTAGAGGCTATGATCCGCTTTCTAAAGCGGCAAGCGCTTTTAGATGAAAAGTTTGAAACCTCTGCATTAATTGCCGAAATGGAATGA
- the deoC gene encoding deoxyribose-phosphate aldolase produces MTPESVAQTIEYTQLKPFATEADIEKLCWGAMHWKFYGVCLYSIWLPLARSIVSSSSLKLITVAGFPTGASSTQLKCLEVAEAIEKGADEIDFVINIGWLKDRRLKPIEDEFKYLVELASPCPLKVIIETCYLSEEEKKLACQLAAATGISFVKTSTGFGPAGATVSDVELMKQIVPQVKASGGIKDASTAISLIKAGATRLGTSAGPSIMENLPCCID; encoded by the coding sequence ATGACCCCAGAATCAGTCGCCCAAACCATTGAGTATACCCAGTTGAAGCCTTTTGCCACAGAGGCAGACATTGAAAAGCTTTGCTGGGGCGCTATGCACTGGAAGTTTTACGGTGTATGCCTCTACTCTATTTGGCTTCCCCTCGCCCGATCCATCGTGTCCTCCTCGTCCCTTAAACTAATCACAGTCGCAGGGTTTCCAACAGGGGCCTCTTCTACGCAACTAAAATGCCTGGAGGTTGCAGAAGCAATCGAAAAAGGGGCTGATGAAATTGATTTTGTCATCAACATTGGTTGGTTGAAAGACAGACGTTTAAAACCCATCGAAGATGAATTTAAATATCTTGTGGAATTAGCTTCCCCTTGTCCGCTCAAAGTGATTATTGAAACATGCTATCTGAGCGAAGAGGAAAAAAAACTTGCCTGTCAATTAGCTGCTGCAACGGGCATTTCATTTGTCAAGACCTCAACCGGATTCGGCCCAGCCGGAGCAACCGTATCCGATGTTGAACTGATGAAGCAGATTGTTCCACAAGTTAAAGCATCTGGAGGAATTAAAGATGCATCCACGGCTATCAGCCTCATAAAAGCGGGAGCTACAAGACTTGGAACCTCTGCCGGGCCTAGCATCATGGAAAACCTGCCCTGCTGTATAGACTAA
- a CDS encoding alpha/beta hydrolase family protein encodes MKAFFDHPAFDGQLLRILSLIYYRGADYGECLATASRIEPGNYDSWFTEWFQTAEQLNGLGTVSEQHNHLTSAKEAYFRACHYYRTALFFLYGSPIGAGFIEAYDKHVAMFDKGMLLSNFLVEKVFFPFENTHLMGYFIRADDRVRPTLIINTGYDGTCQEAFFCNGFAALERGYHVFCFDGPGQGYSLIKQELYMRPDWERVVSAVIDYLTTLSLVDAEKISLLGQSWGGYLTPRAACFETRLAALIANPGQYEALRPFRAHFPAIDALLEPDQAHHLEQLMQQVMSQPGMAFKMKSKAWIHGKDQPADLVRAWKAYTLVDIASRIQCPSLILDSENETFSQGQARELYNALTCKKEYRLLTEKEGAAEHCGIGAYSLVNQIVFDWLDHLFFKSNGASKK; translated from the coding sequence ATGAAAGCTTTTTTTGATCATCCAGCCTTTGATGGACAATTGCTGCGCATTCTGTCCCTCATTTACTACCGGGGAGCAGATTACGGGGAATGTCTTGCAACAGCGTCTCGTATTGAACCGGGTAATTATGACAGCTGGTTCACAGAGTGGTTTCAAACAGCCGAACAGCTGAATGGATTGGGAACCGTTTCCGAACAGCATAACCATTTGACAAGCGCTAAAGAAGCCTATTTTAGGGCTTGCCATTATTACCGGACAGCGCTCTTCTTTCTCTATGGCTCTCCCATCGGCGCAGGCTTTATTGAGGCTTATGATAAGCATGTAGCCATGTTTGATAAAGGAATGCTGCTATCCAACTTTTTGGTCGAAAAAGTTTTTTTCCCTTTCGAAAATACGCATTTGATGGGTTACTTTATTCGCGCTGATGACCGGGTGAGACCTACTTTGATTATCAATACCGGCTATGACGGAACCTGCCAGGAAGCTTTCTTCTGTAACGGATTTGCAGCGCTTGAGCGAGGCTACCATGTCTTCTGCTTCGATGGACCAGGTCAAGGATATAGCCTGATCAAACAAGAACTTTACATGCGTCCTGATTGGGAAAGAGTCGTCTCAGCTGTCATAGATTATTTAACAACGCTTTCGCTGGTCGATGCAGAAAAAATTTCCTTGCTCGGTCAAAGCTGGGGAGGCTATCTTACTCCCCGCGCCGCGTGCTTCGAAACCCGCCTGGCAGCCCTGATTGCCAATCCAGGTCAATATGAGGCACTACGCCCTTTCAGAGCGCATTTTCCAGCTATTGATGCCCTTCTTGAGCCCGATCAGGCGCATCACTTAGAACAGCTGATGCAGCAAGTAATGAGTCAGCCGGGCATGGCTTTTAAAATGAAAAGCAAAGCCTGGATTCATGGAAAGGACCAACCAGCCGACCTGGTCCGCGCTTGGAAGGCCTATACACTAGTCGATATAGCCAGCCGCATCCAATGCCCATCTCTAATTCTCGACAGTGAAAATGAAACCTTTAGCCAAGGACAGGCAAGAGAGCTTTATAATGCCCTAACTTGTAAAAAGGAATACAGGCTCCTCACCGAAAAAGAAGGTGCCGCGGAGCACTGTGGAATCGGAGCTTATTCCCTTGTCAATCAAATCGTCTTTGATTGGCTCGACCACCTATTTTTTAAATCTAACGGAGCGAGTAAAAAATGA